In Arachis hypogaea cultivar Tifrunner chromosome 2, arahy.Tifrunner.gnm2.J5K5, whole genome shotgun sequence, a genomic segment contains:
- the LOC112732611 gene encoding methyl jasmonate esterase 1, translated as MIRQERVAMENKKHFVLVHGACHGAWCWYKVSALLKSGGDRVTALDMAASGIHPKKVQELASITEYVEPLMELLESLPSEERVILVGHSLGGICISMAMEMFPNKIAAAVFVASFMPSSQDPTFMTRIQQHREKVYSSMDSKIMFDEDAKNASKPNGCMIFGPEHLASNLYQLCPPEDISLAMSLLRPTRLYGDQEMVREQTRVTREKYGSVAKVYIVCEQDQAIKKDVQLSMIEKNPETDVKFIADADHMPMFSKPQELFSCLHHIATTYY; from the exons ATGATTAGGCAAGAGAGAGTAGCTATGGAAAACAAGAAGCATTTTGTGCTGGTTCATGGTGCCTGCCATGGCGCGTGGTGCTGGTACAAGGTATCTGCTTTGTTGAAATCAGGTGGTGACAGAGTGACAGCTCTGGACATGGCTGCCTCCGGGATCCATCCAAAGAAGGTTCAAGAGCTGGCTTCCATAACCGAATATGTGGAGCCATTGATGGAGTTGCTGGAGTCTCTGCCTTCAGAGGAAAGAGTTATATTGGTGGGTCACAGCTTGGGCGGTATCTGCATTTCCATGGCCATGGAAATGTTCCCAAATAAGATTGCAGCTGCTGTCTTTGTAGCTTCTTTCATGCCTTCTTCTCAAGATCCAACCTTTATGACTCGTATCCAACAG CATAGGGAAAAAGTATATTCTAGCATGGACTCGAAGATCATGTTTGATGAGGATGCTAAAAATGCTAGTAAGCCCAATGGGTGTATGATATTTGGGCCCGAACACCTAGCATCCAATTTATACCAATTGTGTCCACCTGAG GATATTAGCCTAGCAATGTCATTGCTTAGGCCAACAAGGCTGTATGGGGACCAAGAAATGGTGAGAGAGCAAACAAGAGTTACAAGGGAAAAGTATGGGAGTGTGGCCAAAGTATACATAGTGTGCGAACAAGACCAAGCTATCAAGAAGGATGTTCAGTTGTCTATGATTGAAAAGAACCCAGAAACTGATGTGAAATTCATTGCTGATGCTGATCACATGCCTATGTTCTCTAAACCACAAGAGCTTTTCTCTTGCCTTCACCACATTGCAACCACCTATTATTAG